Proteins encoded within one genomic window of Lysinibacillus sphaericus:
- the rpoC gene encoding DNA-directed RNA polymerase subunit beta', whose product MIDVNEFEYMKIGLASPDKIRSWSYGEVKKPETINYRTLKPEKDGLFCERIFGPTKDWECHCGKYKRVRYKGVVCDRCGVEVTRAKVRRERMGHIELAAPVSHIWYFKGIPSRMGLILDMSPRALEEVIYFASYVVIEPGATNLESKQLLSEKEYRAYREKFGNTFEAAMGAEAIKKLLGKIDLEDETHSLKEELKSAQGQRRTRAIKRLEVVESFRNSGNSPEWMILDVLPVIPPELRPMVQLDGGRFATSDLNDLYRRVINRNNRLKRLLDLGAPSIIVQNEKRMLQEAVDALIDNGRRGRPVTGPGNRPLKSLSHMLKGKQGRFRQNLLGKRVDYSGRSVIVVGPNLKMYQCGLPKEMAIELFKPFVMKELVERGLAHNIKSAKRKIERLNNDVWDVLEDVIREHPVLLNRAPTLHRLGIQAFEPTLVEGRAIRLHPLVCTAYNADFDGDQMAVHVPLSAEAQAEARLLMLAAQNILNPKDGKPVVTPSQDMVLGNYYLTLERENARGEGSIFYGPNEVLIAYDTGHVHLHTRIAIKASSLHNPTFTEEQNNMFLLTTVGKVIFNEILPESFPFINEPTDFNLEQVTPDKYFVNLTIDEETLAELEADAAYNQLDEKGKVDAQRSAVLRKYFASVPVVNPFRKKFLGNIIAEVFKRFHITETSKMLDRMKNLGFKYSTRAGITVGVSDIVVLPDKGDILAIAQEKVDKVQAQFRRGFITEEERYDRVISSWSAAKDEIQSKLMKSLEKTNPIFMMSDSGARGNASNFTQLAGMRGLMANPAGRIIELPIKSSFREGLTVLEYFISTHGARKGLADTALKTADSGYLTRRLVDVAQDVIVREDDCGTDRGLTIGALMEGTELIEALDERIVGRHTKKTIFHPESGDVILEKDGLIDQDIARIITEAGIEEVTIRSAFTCNTKHGVCKKCYGMNLATGEKVEVGEAVGIIAAQSIGEPGTQLTMRTFHTGGVAGDDITQGLPRIQEIFEARNPKGQSVISEIAGTVSDITEIREGLKEITVQGDVETRKYQAPYNARLKVIEGDAIERGQVLTEGSIDPKQLLKVKDVSTVQEYLLKEVQKVYRMQGVEIGDKHIEVMVRQMLRKVRVIEAGDTELLPGSLLDIHQFSEANADAVLNGKNPATCRPVILGITKASLETESFLSAASFQETTRVLTDAAIKGKRDELLGLKENVIIGKLVPAGTGMQRYRQIRIEKDELDAEDLVSAE is encoded by the coding sequence TTGATAGACGTTAATGAATTTGAATATATGAAAATTGGTTTAGCTTCCCCTGACAAGATTCGTTCTTGGTCATATGGTGAAGTAAAAAAACCAGAAACAATTAACTATCGTACATTAAAACCAGAAAAAGATGGTTTATTCTGTGAACGTATTTTCGGTCCTACGAAAGACTGGGAATGTCACTGTGGTAAATACAAACGCGTTCGTTATAAAGGCGTAGTTTGTGACCGTTGTGGTGTTGAAGTAACACGTGCAAAAGTTCGACGTGAACGTATGGGTCATATCGAATTAGCAGCCCCAGTTTCTCATATTTGGTACTTCAAAGGTATTCCAAGCCGTATGGGTCTTATCTTAGATATGTCACCACGTGCTTTAGAAGAAGTAATTTACTTCGCATCTTACGTTGTCATCGAACCAGGTGCTACAAACTTAGAAAGTAAACAATTACTTTCTGAAAAAGAGTATCGTGCATACCGCGAAAAATTCGGTAACACATTCGAAGCTGCTATGGGTGCAGAAGCCATTAAAAAGCTTCTTGGTAAAATCGATCTTGAAGATGAAACACATTCTTTAAAAGAAGAGTTAAAATCTGCACAAGGTCAACGCCGTACACGTGCGATTAAACGTCTTGAAGTGGTAGAGTCATTCCGTAACTCAGGTAACTCTCCAGAGTGGATGATTTTAGATGTACTACCTGTTATTCCACCGGAGCTTCGTCCAATGGTTCAACTAGATGGTGGTCGTTTTGCAACTTCTGACTTAAACGATTTATATCGTCGTGTCATTAACCGTAATAACCGTTTAAAACGTTTGTTAGATCTTGGTGCACCAAGCATCATCGTTCAAAACGAAAAACGTATGTTACAAGAAGCAGTTGATGCATTAATCGATAACGGTCGTCGTGGTCGTCCTGTAACTGGACCAGGTAACCGTCCGTTAAAATCACTTTCTCATATGTTGAAAGGGAAACAAGGTCGTTTCCGTCAAAACTTACTTGGTAAACGTGTAGACTATTCTGGTCGTTCCGTTATCGTAGTAGGTCCAAACTTAAAAATGTACCAATGTGGTCTACCGAAGGAAATGGCGATTGAGCTATTTAAACCTTTCGTTATGAAAGAATTAGTAGAACGTGGTCTTGCACATAACATTAAATCTGCTAAACGTAAAATCGAACGTTTAAACAACGACGTATGGGACGTTTTAGAAGATGTTATCCGTGAGCATCCGGTCCTATTAAACCGTGCTCCGACGCTTCACCGTCTTGGTATCCAAGCATTTGAACCAACACTAGTTGAAGGTCGTGCAATTCGTCTTCACCCGTTAGTATGTACAGCTTACAACGCTGACTTCGATGGTGACCAAATGGCGGTTCACGTACCATTATCAGCAGAGGCACAAGCTGAAGCTCGCCTTCTAATGCTTGCTGCACAAAACATCCTAAACCCGAAAGATGGTAAACCAGTTGTTACACCATCTCAAGACATGGTATTAGGGAACTATTATTTAACACTTGAGCGTGAAAATGCTCGTGGTGAAGGTTCGATTTTCTATGGACCAAACGAAGTGCTAATCGCATATGATACTGGCCATGTTCACTTGCATACTCGTATCGCGATCAAAGCAAGTTCACTGCACAATCCAACGTTTACAGAAGAACAAAATAATATGTTCTTACTAACAACGGTTGGTAAAGTAATCTTTAACGAAATCTTGCCTGAATCATTCCCGTTCATTAACGAACCGACTGATTTCAACTTAGAGCAAGTAACACCAGATAAATACTTCGTAAACTTAACAATTGACGAAGAAACTCTAGCAGAGCTTGAAGCAGATGCTGCTTACAACCAATTAGATGAAAAAGGTAAAGTTGACGCACAACGTTCAGCGGTACTTCGCAAATACTTTGCATCTGTACCTGTTGTAAACCCATTCCGCAAGAAATTCTTAGGAAATATCATTGCAGAAGTGTTCAAACGTTTCCACATTACTGAAACATCTAAAATGCTTGACCGTATGAAAAACTTAGGTTTCAAATATTCAACTCGCGCTGGTATCACTGTTGGTGTATCTGACATCGTGGTATTACCAGATAAAGGTGACATCTTAGCAATAGCACAAGAGAAAGTAGATAAAGTTCAAGCGCAATTCCGTCGTGGTTTCATCACAGAAGAAGAGCGTTATGACCGTGTTATCTCTAGCTGGAGTGCGGCGAAAGATGAAATTCAATCAAAACTGATGAAGTCGCTTGAGAAAACAAACCCAATCTTTATGATGTCTGACTCAGGTGCCCGTGGTAACGCATCTAACTTTACACAGTTAGCAGGTATGCGTGGTCTGATGGCCAACCCGGCTGGTCGTATTATCGAACTTCCAATCAAGTCTTCATTCCGTGAAGGTTTAACAGTATTGGAATACTTCATCTCAACACATGGTGCGCGTAAAGGTCTTGCCGATACAGCCCTAAAAACTGCCGATTCAGGTTACTTAACACGTCGTCTTGTAGACGTTGCACAAGATGTCATTGTGCGTGAAGATGACTGTGGAACAGACCGTGGCTTAACAATCGGAGCGTTAATGGAAGGTACAGAACTAATCGAAGCGTTAGACGAACGTATTGTTGGTCGTCATACGAAGAAAACGATTTTCCATCCAGAATCAGGCGATGTTATTTTAGAAAAAGACGGCTTAATCGACCAAGATATCGCTCGTATTATTACGGAAGCTGGTATCGAAGAAGTAACAATCCGTTCTGCATTTACATGTAATACAAAACATGGTGTATGTAAAAAATGTTACGGCATGAACTTAGCAACTGGTGAAAAAGTAGAAGTTGGGGAAGCAGTTGGTATTATTGCGGCTCAATCAATCGGTGAACCAGGTACTCAGTTAACAATGCGTACATTCCATACAGGTGGGGTAGCCGGAGACGATATTACACAAGGTCTTCCACGTATCCAAGAGATTTTCGAAGCACGTAATCCAAAAGGTCAATCTGTTATTTCTGAGATTGCTGGTACGGTGTCAGATATCACTGAAATCCGTGAAGGTCTAAAAGAAATTACCGTTCAAGGTGATGTAGAAACTCGTAAATACCAAGCACCTTATAATGCACGTCTAAAAGTCATCGAAGGTGACGCAATCGAACGTGGTCAAGTATTAACAGAGGGTTCTATCGATCCAAAACAATTATTAAAAGTAAAAGACGTTTCAACAGTTCAAGAATATTTACTAAAAGAAGTACAAAAAGTTTACCGTATGCAAGGGGTAGAAATTGGAGATAAACACATCGAAGTAATGGTACGCCAAATGCTTCGTAAAGTGCGCGTAATCGAAGCTGGTGATACAGAATTATTACCAGGCTCATTATTAGATATTCACCAATTCTCAGAGGCAAATGCAGATGCTGTGCTAAACGGCAAAAACCCTGCAACATGTCGCCCTGTAATTCTAGGTATTACAAAAGCTTCATTAGAAACAGAATCATTCTTATCTGCTGCATCATTCCAAGAAACAACTCGTGTGTTAACGGATGCTGCAATTAAAGGTAAACGTGATGAACTTCTAGGATTAAAAGAGAACGTAATTATCGGTAAACTTGTTCCTGCAGGTACTGGTATGCAACGTTATCGTCAAATCCGCATTGAAAAAGATGAGCTTGACGCAGAAGATCTAGTTTCTGCTGAATAA
- a CDS encoding ribosomal L7Ae/L30e/S12e/Gadd45 family protein yields the protein MSYDKVRASQTIIGTKQAVKAMQAGLVKELFVALDADNWVTDSAISFAREIGIPVILVESKKELGKACGIHVGAAVVAIAVD from the coding sequence ATGTCTTATGATAAAGTAAGGGCTAGTCAAACAATCATTGGTACAAAGCAAGCAGTAAAAGCAATGCAAGCTGGTTTAGTGAAAGAGCTTTTTGTGGCACTTGATGCAGACAATTGGGTAACCGATTCGGCCATATCTTTCGCGAGAGAAATCGGTATACCAGTTATTCTTGTCGAGTCCAAAAAGGAACTAGGCAAAGCCTGTGGAATCCATGTTGGAGCTGCGGTAGTTGCTATTGCTGTAGATTAG
- the rpsL gene encoding 30S ribosomal protein S12, with product MPTINQLVRKPRQSKITKSKSPALNKGYNSFKKSLTDVKSPQKRGVCTRVGTMTPRKPNSALRKYARVRLTNQIEVTAYIPGEGHNLQEHSVVLIRGGRVKDLAGVRYHIVRGALDTAGVNGRLQSRSKYGTKRPKEKK from the coding sequence ATGCCTACAATTAACCAATTAGTACGTAAGCCTCGTCAATCTAAAATCACGAAATCAAAATCACCAGCGTTAAACAAAGGATATAACTCATTTAAAAAATCTTTAACTGATGTTAAGTCTCCTCAAAAACGTGGTGTTTGTACTCGTGTAGGTACAATGACACCTCGTAAACCAAACTCAGCGTTACGTAAATACGCTCGTGTGCGTTTAACTAACCAAATTGAGGTTACAGCTTATATCCCAGGTGAAGGCCACAACTTACAAGAGCACAGTGTTGTTCTTATCCGTGGCGGACGCGTAAAAGACTTAGCGGGTGTTCGTTACCATATCGTACGTGGTGCTCTTGATACAGCTGGTGTAAACGGTCGTTTACAATCACGTTCTAAATACGGAACAAAACGCCCTAAAGAAAAAAAATAA